Proteins encoded together in one Mycobacterium noviomagense window:
- the ruvC gene encoding crossover junction endodeoxyribonuclease RuvC: protein MRVMGVDPGLTRCGLSVVEGGLGRQVIAVDVDVVRTPADEALPRRLLTISDTVEHWLDTHHPDVIAIERVFSQQNVSTVMGTAQAGGVIALAAAKRGIDVHFHTPSEVKAAVTGNGGAGKDQVTTMVTKILALQAKPTPPDAADALALAICHCWRAPMIARMAAAEAKAAEQRKKFAAKVKAAR, encoded by the coding sequence GTGCGCGTAATGGGAGTCGACCCCGGCCTGACCCGCTGCGGTCTGTCGGTCGTGGAGGGCGGGCTGGGCAGGCAAGTGATCGCCGTGGACGTCGACGTCGTGCGCACACCCGCTGACGAGGCGCTGCCGCGGCGGCTGCTCACCATCAGCGACACGGTCGAGCACTGGCTGGACACCCATCACCCTGACGTCATCGCGATCGAGCGGGTGTTCTCCCAACAGAACGTGTCGACCGTGATGGGCACCGCGCAGGCCGGGGGGGTGATCGCATTGGCGGCGGCCAAACGCGGGATCGACGTGCATTTCCACACGCCCAGCGAAGTCAAGGCCGCGGTCACCGGCAACGGCGGCGCAGGTAAGGATCAAGTCACCACCATGGTCACGAAAATCCTTGCGCTGCAAGCTAAACCGACGCCGCCGGATGCCGCCGACGCGCTGGCGCTGGCGATCTGTCATTGCTGGCGCGCGCCGATGATCGCCCGGATGGCAGCGGCCGAGGCCAAGGCGGCCGAGCAGCGCAAGAAGTTCGCCGCGAAAGTGAAGGCCGCCCGATGA
- the ruvA gene encoding Holliday junction branch migration protein RuvA has protein sequence MIASVRGEVLEVALDHAVIEAAGVGYRVNATPSTLATLRRGTEARLITAMIVREDSMTLYGFPDIETRDLFLTLLGVSGVGPKIALATLAVYDAAALRQALADGDVTALTRVPGIGKRGAERMVLELRDKIGAAAAPSSSVNGHAVRGPVVEALVGLGFAVKQAEEATNAVLATDDGATTASALRAALSLLGKNK, from the coding sequence ATGATCGCGTCGGTCCGCGGTGAGGTGCTCGAGGTGGCGCTGGACCACGCCGTGATCGAGGCAGCGGGGGTCGGCTACCGGGTCAACGCGACACCGTCGACGCTGGCGACCCTGCGGCGCGGCACGGAAGCCCGGCTGATCACCGCGATGATCGTGCGCGAGGATTCGATGACGCTCTACGGCTTCCCCGACATCGAGACCCGCGACCTGTTCTTGACGCTGTTGGGCGTCTCCGGGGTTGGGCCGAAGATCGCGCTGGCCACGCTGGCGGTCTACGACGCCGCGGCGCTGCGCCAGGCCCTGGCCGACGGCGATGTCACTGCGTTGACCCGGGTGCCGGGCATCGGCAAGCGCGGCGCCGAAAGAATGGTGCTCGAACTGCGCGACAAGATCGGCGCCGCCGCGGCGCCGAGTTCGTCGGTCAACGGTCATGCCGTGCGCGGACCCGTAGTCGAGGCGTTGGTCGGGCTCGGGTTTGCGGTCAAGCAAGCAGAGGAAGCCACCAACGCGGTGCTGGCCACCGACGACGGCGCCACCACGGCCAGCGCGCTGCGCGCCGCCCTGTCGTTGTTGGGGAAGAACAAGTGA
- the ruvB gene encoding Holliday junction branch migration DNA helicase RuvB, which translates to MSRFSEFPDEPGERDVTPTLTVGEGDVDASLRPRSLREFIGQPRVCEQLQLVIEGAKNRGGTPDHILLSGPPGLGKTSLAMIIAAELGSSLRVTSGPALERAGDLAAMLSNLVEHDVLFIDEIHRIARPAEEMLYLAMEDFRVDVVVGKGPGATSIPLEVAPFTLVGATTRSGALTGPLRDRFGFTAHMDFYEPAELEQVLARSAGILGIELGADAAAEIARRSRGTPRIANRLLRRVRDYAEVRADGVITRDVAKSALEVYDVDELGLDRLDRAVLSALTRSFGGGPVGVSTLAVAVGEEAATVEEVCEPFLVRAGMIARTPRGRVATPLAWTHLGMTPPVGVSGLGQPGLFD; encoded by the coding sequence GTGAGCCGGTTCAGCGAGTTTCCCGACGAGCCCGGCGAACGAGACGTGACGCCGACGCTGACCGTCGGCGAGGGCGACGTCGACGCCAGCCTGCGGCCGCGTTCGCTGCGGGAGTTCATCGGCCAGCCGCGGGTGTGCGAACAGCTGCAGCTGGTCATCGAGGGCGCCAAGAACCGCGGCGGCACGCCGGACCACATCCTGCTGTCCGGGCCGCCCGGGCTGGGCAAGACGTCGCTGGCGATGATCATCGCCGCCGAGCTCGGGTCGTCGCTTCGGGTCACATCCGGGCCGGCGCTGGAACGGGCCGGCGATCTGGCGGCGATGCTGTCCAACCTCGTCGAGCACGACGTGCTGTTCATCGACGAGATCCACCGCATCGCCCGGCCCGCCGAAGAGATGCTCTACCTCGCGATGGAGGATTTCCGGGTCGACGTCGTTGTGGGCAAAGGCCCTGGCGCAACGTCGATTCCGTTGGAGGTGGCACCGTTCACCCTGGTCGGTGCGACCACCCGCTCCGGCGCGCTGACCGGCCCGCTGCGTGACCGCTTCGGCTTCACCGCCCACATGGACTTCTACGAGCCGGCCGAGCTGGAACAGGTGCTGGCGCGTTCGGCGGGAATCTTGGGCATCGAGCTCGGCGCCGACGCCGCCGCGGAGATCGCCCGCCGCTCGCGCGGCACTCCGCGGATCGCCAACCGGCTGCTGCGCCGCGTGCGTGACTACGCCGAGGTGCGCGCTGACGGCGTCATCACCCGGGACGTCGCCAAATCGGCGCTGGAGGTCTACGACGTCGACGAACTCGGCTTGGACCGGCTGGACCGAGCCGTGCTGTCGGCGCTGACCCGCAGCTTCGGCGGCGGTCCGGTCGGGGTGTCGACGCTGGCGGTCGCGGTCGGGGAGGAGGCCGCCACGGTGGAGGAGGTGTGCGAGCCGTTTTTGGTGCGGGCCGGCATGATCGCGCGCACTCCCCGGGGCCGGGTGGCCACCCCACTGGCGTGGACTCATCTCGGGATGACGCCGCCCGTAGGAGTCTCGGGTCTCGGCCAGCCCGGCCTCTTCGACTAG
- the car gene encoding carboxylic acid reductase, protein MSNDSRELLERRVAELSANDPQFAAARPNPSVSAAIAQARLRFPQVVRVVLEGYSDRPALAQRAYELVKDPQSGRTSARLQPWFDTITYGELRERVDTLSRALSDGLVARGDRVCVLGFSSVDYTTIDIALGLVGAVSVPLQTSAALTQLQPIVTETEPTLFAASVDYLSDAVDLLLAAAEAGHKPGRLVVFDYRGELDGNREALQSAHERLADLGITIQTLNEVRERGAALPAAPVFESDPENHDDPLALLIYTSGSTGAPKGAMYPQSNVAKMWNRSTRNWFGPCAASITVNFLPMSHVMGRGILYGTLGNGGVAYFAAKSDLSTLLEDLRLVRPTELNFVPRIWEMLYGEFRSEVDRRIAAGADRETVESQVLRDMRQELLGGRFIFAMTGSAPTSPELRKWVESLLEAPLMDGFGSTEAGMVLLDGQVQRPPVIDYKLVDVPELGYFSTDRPYPRGELLLKTENMFPGYYKRPDITAEVFDADGYYRTGDVFAEVAPDRLMYVDRRNNVLKLAQGEFVTLAKLEAVFDTSPLVRQIYVYGNSSQPYLLAVVVPTEDALARYDVETLKPMIADSLQNVAKEAGLQSYEVPRDFIIETTPFSLENGLLTGIRKLAWPKLKQHYGERLEQLYAELAEGQANELAELRRNGVQRPVLDTVSRAAAAMLGTATTDVRPDAHFTELGGDSLSALTFANLLREIYDIDVPVGVIVSPASDLQEIADYIEAERQGSKRPTFASVHGRDAVEVHARDLTLDKFLDAKTLADAPNLPGPSAEVRTVLLTGATGFLGRYLALEWLERMDLVDGKVIALVRAKDDATARTRLDKTFDSGDPKLLAHYRELAADHLEVVAGDKGEPDLGLDRQTWQRLAETVDLIVDPAALVNHVLPYSQLFGPNALGTAELIRLALTTKIKPYTYVSTIGVGDQIKPGTFTEDADIRVISATRNINDSYANGYGNSKWAGEVLLREANDLCGLPVAVFRCDMILADTTYAGQLNLPDMFTRLMLSLVATGIAPGSFYELDADGNRQRAHYDGLPVEFIAEAISTLGAQNVDGFQTYHVMNPHDDGIGLDEYVDWLIEAGYPIRRIDDYADWVQRFETAIRALPERQRQYSLLPLLHNYQKPEKPIRGSMAPTDRFRAAVQEAKIGPDKDIPHVTREVIVKYITDLQLLGLL, encoded by the coding sequence ATGTCGAATGATTCCCGAGAACTCCTGGAGCGTCGTGTCGCCGAGTTGTCGGCCAACGACCCGCAGTTCGCCGCCGCCCGACCGAACCCGTCCGTAAGCGCCGCTATCGCGCAGGCCAGACTGCGGTTCCCGCAGGTCGTCCGCGTCGTGCTGGAGGGTTACTCCGACCGGCCCGCGCTCGCGCAACGCGCCTACGAGCTGGTCAAGGACCCACAGAGCGGGCGTACGTCCGCCCGGCTGCAGCCCTGGTTCGACACCATCACCTACGGCGAGCTCCGCGAGCGGGTCGACACGCTGTCCCGTGCCCTGAGCGACGGCCTGGTGGCCCGCGGTGATCGGGTGTGCGTGCTGGGCTTCAGCAGCGTCGACTACACGACGATCGACATCGCGCTGGGACTGGTCGGCGCGGTGTCGGTGCCCCTGCAAACCAGCGCCGCGCTCACCCAGCTGCAGCCGATCGTTACCGAAACCGAGCCCACCCTGTTTGCGGCAAGCGTCGACTACCTTTCCGATGCTGTCGACTTGCTCCTCGCCGCCGCCGAAGCCGGCCACAAGCCCGGACGGCTGGTGGTGTTCGATTACCGCGGCGAGCTCGACGGCAACCGCGAGGCGCTGCAGAGCGCGCATGAGCGGCTCGCCGACCTCGGCATCACGATCCAGACACTCAACGAGGTCCGCGAACGCGGCGCAGCGCTGCCGGCCGCGCCGGTCTTCGAGTCCGACCCCGAAAACCACGACGACCCGCTTGCGTTGCTGATCTACACCTCCGGCAGCACCGGCGCGCCCAAGGGCGCGATGTACCCGCAGAGCAACGTCGCCAAGATGTGGAACAGGTCGACCCGCAACTGGTTCGGGCCGTGTGCCGCGTCGATCACCGTCAACTTCCTCCCGATGAGCCACGTCATGGGACGGGGCATCCTCTACGGCACGCTGGGCAACGGCGGCGTCGCCTACTTCGCCGCCAAGAGCGATCTGTCGACGCTGCTCGAAGACTTGCGCCTGGTGCGGCCCACCGAGCTCAACTTCGTGCCGCGCATCTGGGAGATGTTGTACGGCGAATTCCGCAGCGAGGTGGACCGGCGGATAGCCGCGGGAGCTGACCGCGAAACGGTCGAGTCGCAAGTGCTGCGCGACATGCGCCAAGAGCTTCTCGGCGGCCGGTTCATCTTCGCGATGACCGGTTCGGCACCCACCTCCCCGGAGTTGCGGAAATGGGTCGAATCGCTGCTCGAAGCGCCTTTGATGGACGGCTTCGGCTCCACCGAGGCCGGGATGGTGTTGTTGGACGGCCAGGTGCAGCGTCCGCCGGTGATCGACTACAAGCTCGTCGACGTCCCCGAGCTGGGTTACTTCAGCACCGACCGGCCGTATCCGCGCGGCGAATTGCTGCTCAAGACCGAGAACATGTTCCCCGGCTATTACAAACGCCCCGACATCACCGCCGAGGTGTTCGACGCCGACGGCTACTACCGGACCGGCGACGTCTTCGCCGAGGTGGCGCCCGATCGGCTGATGTATGTCGACCGCCGCAACAACGTGCTGAAACTCGCGCAGGGCGAGTTCGTCACGCTGGCGAAGCTGGAGGCGGTGTTCGACACCAGCCCCCTCGTGCGCCAGATCTACGTCTACGGCAACAGCTCACAGCCGTACCTTTTGGCGGTGGTCGTGCCGACCGAGGACGCGCTCGCGCGCTACGACGTCGAGACGCTTAAGCCGATGATCGCCGACTCGCTGCAGAACGTCGCGAAAGAGGCCGGCCTGCAGTCCTACGAGGTGCCGCGCGACTTCATCATCGAGACCACACCGTTCAGCCTCGAGAACGGTCTGCTGACCGGAATCCGCAAGCTGGCGTGGCCGAAGCTCAAGCAGCACTACGGCGAACGGCTCGAGCAGCTTTACGCCGAGCTGGCCGAAGGCCAGGCCAACGAGCTGGCCGAACTGCGCCGCAACGGCGTGCAGCGGCCGGTGCTGGACACCGTCAGCCGGGCCGCGGCCGCCATGCTGGGCACGGCAACCACCGACGTGCGGCCCGACGCGCACTTCACCGAATTAGGCGGTGACTCGTTGTCTGCGTTGACGTTCGCCAACCTGTTACGAGAGATCTACGACATCGACGTGCCAGTCGGTGTGATCGTCAGCCCGGCCAGCGACTTGCAGGAGATCGCGGACTACATCGAGGCCGAACGGCAAGGCTCCAAGCGGCCGACGTTCGCCTCGGTGCACGGCCGCGACGCGGTCGAGGTGCACGCTCGTGACCTGACGCTCGACAAGTTCCTCGACGCCAAGACGCTGGCCGACGCCCCGAACCTGCCCGGCCCGAGCGCCGAGGTGCGCACCGTACTGTTGACCGGCGCGACCGGCTTCCTGGGCCGCTACCTGGCGCTGGAGTGGCTGGAACGCATGGACCTGGTCGACGGCAAGGTGATCGCGCTGGTGCGGGCTAAGGACGACGCAACCGCGCGGACGCGGTTGGACAAGACGTTCGACAGCGGCGACCCGAAGCTGCTCGCCCACTATCGCGAGCTGGCAGCCGACCACCTCGAGGTCGTCGCCGGCGACAAGGGCGAACCCGACCTCGGCTTAGATCGGCAGACCTGGCAGCGCCTGGCCGAGACAGTCGACTTGATCGTCGACCCCGCCGCGCTGGTCAACCACGTGCTGCCCTACAGCCAGCTGTTCGGCCCCAACGCGCTGGGCACCGCCGAGCTGATCCGGCTGGCGCTGACCACGAAGATCAAGCCGTACACCTACGTGTCGACCATCGGGGTGGGCGACCAGATCAAACCGGGCACGTTCACCGAGGACGCCGACATCCGGGTGATCAGTGCGACCCGCAATATCAACGACAGCTACGCCAACGGCTACGGCAACAGCAAGTGGGCCGGTGAGGTGCTGCTACGCGAGGCCAACGACCTGTGCGGCCTGCCGGTCGCGGTGTTCCGCTGCGACATGATCCTGGCCGATACCACGTATGCCGGCCAGCTCAACCTGCCGGACATGTTCACCCGGCTGATGCTGAGCCTGGTGGCCACTGGAATCGCGCCCGGTTCGTTCTACGAGTTGGACGCGGACGGCAACCGGCAGCGGGCCCACTACGACGGGTTGCCCGTCGAGTTCATCGCCGAGGCGATCTCGACGCTGGGGGCTCAGAACGTCGATGGCTTCCAGACCTATCACGTGATGAACCCGCACGACGACGGCATCGGGCTCGACGAGTACGTCGACTGGCTGATCGAGGCCGGTTACCCGATCCGACGCATCGACGACTACGCCGACTGGGTGCAGCGGTTCGAGACCGCGATACGTGCCCTGCCGGAGCGGCAACGCCAGTACTCGCTGCTGCCCCTGCTGCACAACTACCAGAAGCCGGAAAAGCCGATCCGCGGATCGATGGCCCCGACCGACCGGTTCCGGGCAGCGGTGCAAGAGGCGAAAATCGGCCCGGACAAAGACATTCCGCACGTGACGCGGGAGGTCATCGTCAAGTACATCACCGATCTACAACTGCTCGGTTTGCTCTGA
- the gabT gene encoding 4-aminobutyrate--2-oxoglutarate transaminase, whose amino-acid sequence MPALDQSRHLVTEIPGPASLELTKRRAAAVPSGVRSTMPVYAVRAGGGIVEDVDGNRLIDLGSGIAVTTIGNAAPRVVDAVRAQVAEFTHTCFMVTPYENYIALAEQLNRLTPGSGDKRSVLFNSGAEAVENAIKIARCHTRKPAVVAFDHAYHGRTNLAMALTAKSMPYKSGFGPFAPEIYRAPLSYPFRDRLLDEKLATDGELAAQRAIRVIDQQVGVDNVAAVLIEPIQGEGGFIVPAPGFLPSLLEWCRQNDVVFIADEIQTGFARTGAMFACEHESIRPDLICTAKAIAGGLPLSAVTGRAQIMDTAQPGGLGGTFGGNPVCCAAALASIATIEADGLVERARHIGELITDRLRALQRDDERIADVRGRGAMIAVELVKPGSTEPDPELTSALAAAAHAAGVIVLTAGTFDNVIRLLPPLTISDKLLTEGLDVLMEVLPKL is encoded by the coding sequence GTGCCCGCTCTCGACCAGAGTCGCCATCTCGTCACCGAAATCCCGGGCCCGGCCTCGCTGGAACTGACCAAGCGTCGCGCCGCCGCGGTGCCAAGCGGTGTCCGCAGCACCATGCCGGTGTACGCCGTGCGCGCCGGCGGCGGGATCGTCGAAGACGTCGACGGCAACCGGCTGATCGACCTCGGGTCGGGCATCGCGGTCACCACGATCGGCAACGCCGCGCCGCGCGTCGTCGACGCCGTCCGCGCCCAAGTCGCAGAGTTCACCCACACCTGCTTCATGGTGACCCCGTACGAGAACTACATCGCGCTCGCCGAACAACTCAACCGGTTGACGCCGGGCTCGGGTGACAAGCGCTCGGTGCTGTTCAACTCTGGCGCTGAGGCGGTGGAAAACGCCATCAAGATCGCGCGTTGCCATACCCGCAAACCCGCCGTGGTAGCGTTCGACCACGCCTACCACGGCCGCACCAACCTGGCGATGGCCCTGACCGCCAAATCGATGCCGTACAAGAGCGGTTTCGGGCCGTTCGCGCCGGAGATCTACCGGGCGCCGCTGTCCTACCCGTTTCGCGACCGCCTGCTCGACGAGAAGCTGGCCACCGACGGTGAGCTGGCCGCCCAGCGGGCTATTCGCGTCATCGACCAGCAAGTCGGCGTCGACAACGTCGCCGCGGTGCTCATCGAACCGATCCAGGGCGAAGGCGGCTTCATCGTCCCCGCTCCCGGATTCCTGCCTAGCCTGCTCGAATGGTGCCGGCAGAACGACGTGGTGTTCATCGCCGACGAGATCCAAACCGGTTTCGCGCGTACCGGCGCGATGTTCGCCTGCGAGCACGAAAGCATCCGGCCCGACCTGATCTGCACCGCCAAAGCGATCGCCGGTGGATTGCCCCTTTCGGCGGTGACCGGACGCGCCCAGATCATGGACACCGCCCAACCGGGCGGCCTGGGCGGCACGTTCGGCGGCAACCCGGTGTGCTGCGCGGCGGCGCTGGCCAGCATCGCGACGATCGAGGCCGACGGGCTGGTCGAGCGGGCGAGGCACATCGGCGAGCTGATCACGGACCGACTGCGGGCGTTGCAGCGTGACGACGAACGGATCGCCGATGTCCGCGGCCGCGGCGCCATGATCGCCGTCGAGCTGGTGAAACCCGGCTCCACTGAGCCCGACCCCGAGCTGACCAGCGCGCTGGCCGCCGCCGCACACGCCGCCGGGGTAATCGTGTTGACCGCGGGCACCTTCGACAACGTCATCCGGCTGCTGCCTCCGCTGACCATCAGCGACAAGCTGCTGACCGAGGGACTCGACGTGCTCATGGAGGTACTTCCAAAGCTGTAG
- a CDS encoding methyltransferase family protein yields the protein MVAGSSLVRRYSPPGGGWLVAGYIGIAGFFAGEAVLRKPGAAASLETSSADRGTTRLIVSAYVLATQLPLVLQRVRVLRLPGVTGPIGLALQAAGIALRGWSMHTLGAFYTRTLRTEDHQHVVDTGAYRFVRHPGYAGSLMTWAGFGLASRNIPVIVLVAALLGRAYHRRIVAEEELLQRDLPGYAEYCRSTKRLVPLVW from the coding sequence ATGGTCGCCGGGTCATCGCTGGTTAGACGCTATTCGCCGCCCGGTGGGGGATGGCTCGTTGCCGGGTATATCGGCATCGCCGGCTTTTTCGCGGGCGAAGCAGTGCTCCGAAAGCCCGGCGCTGCAGCGAGTTTGGAGACCTCGAGCGCCGACCGGGGAACTACACGCTTGATTGTCAGCGCGTATGTCCTGGCCACCCAGCTGCCGCTTGTCCTGCAGCGAGTCCGCGTGCTGAGGCTCCCGGGTGTGACCGGCCCGATCGGATTGGCGTTGCAGGCAGCTGGGATAGCCCTACGAGGGTGGTCGATGCACACGCTCGGCGCCTTCTACACGCGGACGCTGCGAACCGAAGACCACCAACATGTCGTCGACACGGGCGCCTACCGGTTTGTCCGACACCCGGGATACGCGGGCTCACTGATGACGTGGGCAGGATTCGGTCTCGCCTCACGCAACATTCCGGTGATCGTTCTAGTGGCTGCCTTGCTGGGTCGCGCCTACCATCGCCGCATCGTCGCGGAGGAAGAGCTGCTCCAGCGAGATCTGCCGGGCTATGCCGAGTACTGCCGCAGTACCAAGAGGCTTGTCCCGCTTGTGTGGTGA
- a CDS encoding nitroreductase family protein, whose product MELTEALRTTGAIRAFRDQAVDDAVLARVLDTARFAPSGGNAQAWRVVVVKDRATRRRLRDLYVQGMREYMAIAAAGLRPWAPTNDREAEKQALAAVKADSDTGDFAERFDEAPVLLAVFVDLSLLAAMDRDAARYSFAGGASIYPFTWSILLAARDEGLGGVITTILIRAEDEVKSLLGARDPLTLAAVIALGYPVRQLRRLNRAPLPAFATVDSIDGPPFGTPGA is encoded by the coding sequence ATGGAACTCACCGAGGCGCTGCGAACCACCGGCGCGATCCGCGCCTTCCGGGACCAAGCCGTCGACGACGCCGTGCTGGCCCGTGTGCTGGACACCGCACGCTTCGCGCCGAGCGGCGGAAATGCGCAAGCCTGGCGGGTGGTGGTCGTCAAGGATCGCGCCACGCGGCGCCGCCTGCGCGACCTCTATGTGCAGGGAATGCGCGAGTACATGGCGATAGCCGCCGCCGGACTGCGGCCGTGGGCACCGACCAACGACCGCGAGGCCGAAAAGCAGGCCCTGGCGGCCGTGAAAGCCGACAGCGACACAGGCGACTTCGCCGAGCGGTTCGACGAGGCTCCGGTACTGCTGGCAGTGTTCGTCGACCTGTCGTTGCTGGCTGCCATGGACCGCGACGCGGCCCGATATTCGTTCGCCGGAGGCGCCTCGATCTACCCGTTCACCTGGAGCATCCTGCTTGCCGCACGCGACGAGGGGCTGGGCGGTGTCATCACCACCATCCTGATTCGCGCCGAAGACGAGGTGAAGTCATTGCTGGGAGCCCGCGACCCGCTGACGCTGGCGGCAGTCATCGCGCTGGGTTATCCGGTCCGTCAACTGCGCCGGCTCAACCGGGCGCCGCTCCCCGCCTTTGCGACCGTCGACTCGATCGACGGTCCGCCGTTCGGTACGCCTGGAGCGTAG
- a CDS encoding amidohydrolase family protein yields MTRIVDSDQHLYESRSLWADHMDPAAREEALSLVDDELGYTWLSWRGAHLALADVHLPGNTASCGEHRNRQRSGEPASYRYDEALPDSYWLPAARIAWLDDVGLDEAVLFPNFGLLWERRLSSSLPALTANMTAWNRWCAVVQAEGRGRLHPVAHLTLRDPDWLQTELDALASADVRLAMIGAGPVDGRALSHPDHDPMWSAFVDHGVTPVFHVADQIRVFDDCWYPEDPTDDLATATEAVFLWVPPALALTDLILHGVFDRHPGLRFGVVELSSAWVPSFLLMLDGASDFTTRLNGRPVAQLSRRPSEYFLDYVRVSSFSYEDPKQLTDKTGDVFMFCSDYPHSEGTATPLDDYRRMGCDEAAMPGLFHDNVDALLGR; encoded by the coding sequence ATGACCCGCATCGTGGACTCGGACCAGCACCTCTACGAGAGCCGTTCGCTCTGGGCCGACCATATGGATCCGGCCGCCCGCGAGGAGGCGCTGAGCCTGGTCGACGACGAACTCGGCTACACCTGGCTGAGCTGGCGCGGCGCTCACCTCGCTCTGGCCGACGTCCACCTTCCCGGCAACACCGCCTCGTGCGGGGAGCACCGCAACCGGCAACGGTCCGGCGAGCCGGCGTCCTACCGCTACGACGAGGCGTTGCCCGACTCTTACTGGCTGCCCGCGGCTCGCATCGCCTGGCTCGACGACGTGGGTCTTGACGAGGCGGTCCTCTTCCCCAATTTCGGCCTGTTGTGGGAGCGGCGCCTCTCGTCGTCGCTTCCCGCCCTGACCGCGAACATGACGGCATGGAACCGCTGGTGTGCGGTGGTGCAGGCCGAGGGCCGAGGGCGCCTGCATCCGGTGGCTCATCTCACGCTGCGCGACCCAGACTGGCTGCAGACCGAGCTGGACGCACTGGCCTCCGCCGATGTCCGGCTGGCCATGATCGGCGCCGGGCCAGTGGACGGCCGGGCGCTGTCGCACCCCGACCACGACCCGATGTGGTCGGCGTTCGTCGACCATGGCGTCACACCGGTCTTCCACGTCGCCGACCAGATACGAGTATTCGACGACTGCTGGTACCCGGAAGACCCGACGGACGACTTGGCCACGGCGACCGAGGCGGTGTTCTTGTGGGTGCCTCCGGCGCTGGCGTTGACCGACCTGATTCTGCACGGCGTGTTCGATCGCCATCCCGGGCTGCGCTTCGGCGTCGTCGAGCTGAGCTCGGCCTGGGTGCCGTCGTTTCTGCTGATGCTCGACGGCGCATCGGATTTCACCACCCGGCTCAACGGCCGGCCGGTGGCACAGCTGTCGCGGCGACCGAGCGAATACTTCCTCGACTACGTCCGGGTGTCGTCCTTCTCCTACGAGGACCCCAAGCAGCTGACCGACAAGACCGGCGACGTGTTCATGTTCTGCAGCGACTATCCGCACTCCGAGGGCACCGCGACACCACTCGACGACTATCGGCGGATGGGCTGCGACGAGGCGGCGATGCCCGGCCTGTTCCACGACAACGTCGACGCGCTGCTGGGTCGGTAA
- the yajC gene encoding preprotein translocase subunit YajC, which translates to MDLFVFLPLIILLAGFMFFASRRQKRAMQATIDLHESLRIGDRVHTTSGLQATITGITDDTVDLEIAPGVVTTWMKLAIRDRIEPETSDAEAAAVEQDTPDRERLTND; encoded by the coding sequence ATGGACCTGTTCGTCTTCCTGCCGCTGATCATTCTGCTGGCCGGATTCATGTTCTTCGCGTCGCGGCGCCAGAAGCGTGCGATGCAAGCCACCATCGACCTGCACGAGTCGCTGCGCATCGGTGACCGCGTGCACACCACATCCGGGTTGCAAGCGACCATCACCGGCATCACCGACGACACAGTGGACCTCGAGATCGCCCCGGGCGTGGTGACGACCTGGATGAAGCTGGCCATCCGGGACCGTATCGAACCGGAGACCTCCGATGCCGAGGCCGCCGCCGTCGAGCAGGACACGCCCGACCGCGAGCGGCTGACCAACGACTGA